A stretch of DNA from Halobacterium sp. DL1:
GGCTATGCTGACCGGTTGGCTCACGAGTTCTCCGACCCAGCCGATTGGAGAGGGCGGCGCGTCCACATCCTCGGTGGGAGCCCGCCCAAGCAGCTCGACTCCATTCGACAGCTGACCCGACCGACACTCACCGACGAGCCACCGGCCGACATCGTCGGCGTCGACTGGAACGGGTTGCATCGTGGCGCACAGTTCGGTGAATTCTGGACGGCCGACGGCTGGGACGACAGCGGTCGCGACGCCGACCACGTCACCGTACGAAAGACGGTGCGCCACAGCCTTGCCCGCGTCCGTGAGTTTTGGAGGACCCACGGAATCTGGCCCGAATCGACACCGCAAGACGAGGGGCTCAACGTCGAGTACGAGGGACCGAGTCCTGCCGATCTCGAGGGCGCCGCCTGTTCCGAGTGCGGGGCGAACGTCTGGCGAACTCGCCGCGGCCCGTACGTCGCCGAATACGATACCGGCGCAATCTGTGGATACTGCAGCTACGAGTGCTACTTCAGTCACCGTCACCGGAACAACCTGGAGGAAATCGCCGGCGAGCAGAGCGTCTACATCCCGCCGGCGTGACTTCGCGACCTGTTTTTCGTGCCCCAGAGAGGGCGAGGGCTCCATCAAGAGTCCTCAGAGGTGATTCCAGTGAGTCAACAACAGAGTCCCGACAACGTCTCGATCGACGAGATCCCGGTCGATATCGACACCACGCAATCAGCGGAGGTCGAACCTGTCGATATCCCCGACGAAATCGAATCCATCACCCGTGGGCTCGCCGGTGAGCAGCCGCCGACGAATCCGCTGGTCGTGCTGAAAGCGGCCCGGTGGTGGTACATTCACGGCAAGGGCGGCACGGATCCCGCCTTTCGATGGGCTATCGAGTGGGCGCGGCACCTCGCGACCGACACGCCCAGCGACGTTGAGCGCTTCGACGAGTTCCTCGAGTACCTCGTCACGGTCGGCTTCGCTGACGAACCCCACGAACTCCGGTAACCGCGAGAGCGGTTTTTTGTGCGCCCCAGAGGGGGTGCGGCGCGTCCTGAACAGACGCAGTCGCCGTGAACTTGATTCGGTGAACACAATGGCTACGACTAGTACCTCGTCGGTCTCCTTCGAGGAGACCGACACGCGAGACGACGAGATGAACAGTACGATCGAACAGTGGATCGACGAGCTCGTCGCCGGCGTCGACGACGCGCAGGCCAGCGAAGAGTTCCAGGAGTGGCTCGACGTCCAGAGTCGCTTCCACGACTACTCCTACCGGAATACGCTCCTCATCAAGCGCCAGTATCCAGAAGCGAGCCGGGTGGCGGGCTACCGGACGTGGCAGGAGGAGTTCGACCGCCACGTCACGGAGGGCGAGTCGGCCATCTGGATCTGGGCACCGATCATCACGAAACAGTGCCCGGAGTGCGAGAACTCGCCGAGCTACCACGAGAACAGTGACTGTGACTACGACGAGACACCGCCTGAAGAGTGGTCGAAGGGACTCGTTGGATTCAGACCCGCATCGGTGTTTGACATCTCCCAGACCGACGGTGAGCCGCTCCCCGACCTCGACACAGAGGCGACCGGGGACGCCGGCGACCTTGTTAGCCAATTGACCGACGCTGCTGACGAGATCGGCGTGACGGTGCGGATCGTTCCAGCCGAGGAGTGGACGCACGGGGAGGCGAAGGGTATCTGCGAGCAGCTGAGCCTCGTCGACGTCCAGCCGCTCGTCGAGGTGCGCGATCGGGAGAACGAGGCCGACCTCGCGCGGACGCTGATCCACGAGTACGCCCACGCCTTGCTCCACTTCGACGTCGACGACGACACCGAGCGGTCGAAACGCGAAGTCGAGGCCGAAGCCGTCGCGTACGTCGTCGGGCGCTACTGCGGACTCGACACCAGTGGGTCGGCATTCTACCTCGCAGCCTGGGAGTCGGACGATCCCGAGGTCGTTCGCGAGCGGCTTGGACGGATCAGTCGGACGGCAGAGGAACTCATCGACGTGCTCGAAGAGCCACCTGCTCGCTAAACTGGTTAACCAACAGATTGCTGGGATCTCCCTCTTTCGTTGGTTAAGTTTTCTGCGCCCGCAGAGGGGCGAAGGCGCATTCTCACCTCCGTCGAGAGCGTCTTAATTTCTGTCAAGGGCGTATTCCACGGGGCGCAGAAAACTACAGACAGCGGTGAGGACAGCCTAGGTACCGACACATCGTCGTTAGTGACCACAGCTGCGTGATGGCCACTCACGACTCACAGTCAGGCACCCGCCTCGGAGAAGTACTTCCACTCTGCTTGCCCGAACTATAAGCCACAGAGTCTCTAATTTTGAAGAGAGGGAGCAAAGCTGGGTCAGTCTCACCGACCGGACCAGCTCTAAAGCAGTGTCACACGCTCCCTCTCTCCCTCGAAGTAGCCCGTGAACTCGTGAGAATGACACCTGATGACCCAGAGACAGTCCGTGGCGACTGCTCGTTCTGCGGCGAGACAGTCACGGGTAGGCACGCAATCATCCACTATGAGACTGCTGGCGGTGACCCGTGCGTGTGGGCCGAATGTCCAAGCTGTGGCGAGATCGTTGACCCCACCAATGCTCAGTAAACAGTTCATTCAACAGATCGTCAGGCTTGACTCGTCATCGACAGCGCACCACGAGTGCCGTCACTGTGGATACAGCGTGGAGAAGGACGTCGCTGAATGTCCACAGTGTGGCTCTCACGAGATTGCGGCCTACGACCTGGAGTAATTGCTGAAGGGCTCACAGTTGGTGGAAGGAGTCCAATACCTTATGTAGCATCTGAGGGCTAAAGTGGCTCCAATTGTTACATAAGGCATGGAGCAGCCGTCACCACCCACCTCGCTCCCGAAGTATCTCGCGGAAGGGCTCCCAAAGCAGGATACAGAGACACTCTACGAGATACAGAGCTACGTTGAGTCACTCATCGAGTATCGCGACCAGTCAGTTGACGCCGACGAACTGCCCGAGGCTGCCGAGCCCGTCGACGAGCCCGATAGCGGGGACAACGGAACCGTCGTCAAAGAGAAAGTCACCTGTGGCGACGACAGTTGCAAGTGCACCAGCGGAGATCCCGCGGATATACACGGCCCGTATCTCTATCGCTATTATCGTGAAAATGGGACGATGAAATCGGAGTACATCGGGAAACCAAGAAGTGAGTAGCGGTGAGTCGGTCGACGTAACGAGGAGAACACGCCACGGTCGACGTCGACTAACGAGCATCTCGGGGAGAGATACGCTTTTCACTGTACGCACACCTAGATAACGGTATACGATGAACTGGGACAGTGAGCGAGAGATGGCGAAAGACGTCGAGGAGAACGAGGAACTGTACGAGGCGCTCGCAGACAACGACACCGACGACGACGAGTAATCAGCGATACTCTTCAGGAAGGACCTCGCCGAAGAACTGAAGCCAGACGCGATACAGTTCGTCTTTTTCATACAACCCGTCGAGATGGATGGGAGGTATCTCTCTTCGAACGTCGTGTGACTCAGCCCGTACCCGTTTGACCCGCTCCGTCGACCATTCTCCCGGTTCCATCCCGTTGTCACGGAGCAGCTTTCGCAATGTAACGATCGCAGTACGGTGGTTCGCATCCGGGAAGAAGTGTTTCCCTACGAGCGCGTGTATCCAGAGCGCGCACTGTTCGGGAAGCGGCCGATCAGTTGGGAACTCCTCGAGAACCCGTTCGAGATCGCCGTTTCTCACTCGCCAGATCTCCTTTCGCTGTTCAAGGAACGACTCGTCGTGTGGATTGTCGTAGTGATGGCCGTCTGCTCTCAGAAATTGCGTATTCCGGAATTTGAAGTTCTCCGGCTCGATCGACGAAAGATCCGTGATACGAGGGGCTGGATCCGTCGAGTCTGTCATTCGTTACACACCCCAACTCATTCGATCTACATTACTTGTGGGGGGGACATGCGTATCCGGTTCCTCATCAGCTATCTAGCCTCGCAGAAAACTGCGTTCAATAGTCGGAGATATCCGACTGAAGCAGATTGTTATCGTCGGCTGTCGACTGGATGATGTTCGCGAGCTCTTCAAAACGTGTCGTTTCGACGGGACATCAAGCTCGTATTCGTGATACCGACCAGCTGAGAGCCCCTCGTTCCGTTCATAGAGGTTGATCAGTCCGAGCATATTCATATCCGAGAGGTGGTCACGGACACGACGTTCACTCACGCTATCAGCGTCGAGACGGCCGCAGATCTTCACGTATCGCTCGTAGAGATCACGGGATAGAACAGGATCTCGTACACACCCCCAATTGTAAGTGTTCTACCGAGCGCCGACCCCCATATTGTAAGAGTTCACGGTCGCTACACACCCCCAATTGTAAGTGTTTGACTGGTGGTCCGCTCTCCAGATTGTAAGTGTATCTGGTGCTTACAGACCGAGCTTTGTCTGAATATCGCTACGTGTGTCAACCTCATACGTGTCTAGGAACTCCTCGGCGCTGTCACCGAAGAGATTTTCGAAGCGGTCCATATTGTAGAGCGTCTCGATGACAACTCGTGGCTCATCCACAATCGAATAAATATACGACCGCCCGCCACGACGACCGAGATTCACTTCTTCCGTTTCGAGAAGCCCAAACATATCAAGCGTGTCTAGATGATCCCGCACACGGGATTCAGAAAGCACATCGATATCGAGGCGATCGCAGAGATCCTTATAGAACGAATAGATGGTTTTGACTTTGGCGTCCGTACTCTGGTCGACATCAAGAAACGTCGTTGCAACCAACACAGTTTGCATTTGGACAGTCAGGCGATTGGTAACGATCCGCTCAGTATTCGCCCGGTCTACTTGCGAGCGGGCGATCCGAACGTGTTCTTCAACAACATGGTCAGCGTCCTCGTGACGAGCTATGTCGCCAGCAGTTTCCAAAAGATCAAGTCCCATTCGTGCATCACCCGTGTCTTGGGCGGTGAAAGCTGCGCACAAGGGAACAACGTCGTCACTAAGCACGTTCTCGTAGAAAACTAAATCTGCGTAGTAGTTCAAGATCGTTCGGAGTTCATTTGCGTCATACGGCGAGAACTGAATCTCAGTACTTCACAAAGCCGCTTAGTTAGAACGTCTGCTTGCTGAAGGTGTGTCTAAAACCAAACAAGCAGACGGTGAGATCCACGAGGACCAGCTTCTTAACTTTCTCGTCAACCGCCTTGACGAGGAAGTTTCGCTCTCGTTAGCCAATAACGCTGAAATCACTGCTGAAGACATCTATGAGGTCCTCGTCGGCGCTTGCGCCGACGGGACCTCTGTCTCTACGCTCTGTGCGTCGAGCCAGAACTCACCCGCTGGGAACACGGTCCTCTACCATCTTCGGACGAAGTTCGAGCCGGAACGGCTCGAACGAGTCGCTAACACGCTCCTGCGAAAGGATCTCGATGAATTGCTCCCCGAACAGGTGGAGGTCTGCGCAGACCTCCACCTGCGGCCCTACTACGGTGACGAAGACGACACAGACGGCCTCTATCACTCGGTAGCGAAGCGTGGAACCACTGCGTTCCACGCCTATGCCACACTCTACGCGCGTGTGAAGAACAAACGCTACACGCTGGCGGTACGCCGTCTCAAAGACGGCGATACCGCAAGTAGTGTCCTCGCTGAGTTCTTCGGTGTCCTCGACGGCCTTGACGCCGGGGTCAAGGCCGTCTACCTTGATCGCGGATTCTACGACAGTAAGTGTCTCACGCTGCTTCAGGCGCACAATTACGCGTACGTGATCCCGATCATCCGGTGGGGTGAGGCGATTCAGCAAGAGCTCTCGGAAGGATGGAGTCGCGTCATTCAGCATGATCTGACGGGGAAACTCGACGGTCACAGCTGGACCGTCGATTTTCCCGTCTACATCGACTGTACGTACCTAAATGGGAAGTATGACGAGAACGGTGTGGCGCGTCACGGCTACGCCGCTGACGCGCCGTTCATCGACTCACCACGGGACGCTCGATACCACTACTCGAAACGCTTCGGTATCGAGTCAAGCTATCGCTTGTTTGAGCAAGCGATAGCGACAACGACAACACGAGATCCAACGGTACGGCTGCTGTACGTGGTGGTGAGTCTCCTCTTACAGAACGTCTGGCGGTACCTTCACTACGAGTATGTGGCGACGCCCCGCCGAGGCGGGCGTCGCCTCTGGTGGTGGCCGTACAAGGAGTTCGTCAATATGATTCGACGAGCTGCGTGGACGGCCCTCGCGGTGCGTCGGGCCGTCCCCGCGAATCGGCCACCTGACGACCGATTCCACCGCTAACCACCGACCGAGCAAGCCAGCGGAGTGAGTGGCGACGCTGTCGCGTCGGCGGCTGACCGCCGCCGACAGCGACAGCTCTCCGTCGATCCGTCCGTAATTCTCTCGTCGAGACCGTCAGTACAACCGCTTCGACACAGAACTCAGGCCGCAGAAACAGCTAGCCGAGGATGCTTTGTGAGGTACTGAATCTCTCGTTCGGTTAGTGTGGATTTGACCCGGGGCGAAAGGCTCTCACGGAATTTGAAATTATTACTAATGCCGATAATGCCTACCTTTGCGTGCTCAAGTTCGCCCATCGCATTCGCTCGAGGGAATTCATAGAGGAGCTCCTCATCTTCGCCGAGCTTGTCGATCTCGTCGAGGACAACAAGAATACTCCCCCCAAGTTCGTCGAGCGCGGTATAGATACGATCCCAGAGTGTATCTGGGTGATGACCTTGCTTGAACGTCTTTTCTGAGTAGAGTTCGTTGGCGAGGTGGGTGATGACTTTGTAGGTCGTATCTCGCTTATTACAGTTGATGCTAAAGACAGTAAGGTTCACCCCGGCCTCTATGGCGTCAGCCTCAAGATACTCAGTTACCTTATGAGTCGTTGCAGTTTTCCCGACGCCTGTCTGGCCGTAAATAAACACGTTAGGCGGCCCAAAGCCATCAAGTACGTCTTGTAAAGCCGCAGCAAACGTCTTGATCTCCTCGTCCCGTTCAAGGATCTCTTCAGGATGATATGCCTCTTCAAAGGGCTCCTTCGTCTGAAAGATATCGTTTGCACCCTTGAATGGCGAGTCCATATCACGTCGTGTTAGGCAACGTACTTGAAACCCCACCTTGTAAGTGTTGTAAGTGTTGTATCTGTTCCTATCTGTCTTCAACACCCCCACCCCGGATTGTAAGTGTTCCATGAGTCAAAACGG
This window harbors:
- a CDS encoding transposase ISH3 yields the protein MSKTKQADGEIHEDQLLNFLVNRLDEEVSLSLANNAEITAEDIYEVLVGACADGTSVSTLCASSQNSPAGNTVLYHLRTKFEPERLERVANTLLRKDLDELLPEQVEVCADLHLRPYYGDEDDTDGLYHSVAKRGTTAFHAYATLYARVKNKRYTLAVRRLKDGDTASSVLAEFFGVLDGLDAGVKAVYLDRGFYDSKCLTLLQAHNYAYVIPIIRWGEAIQQELSEGWSRVIQHDLTGKLDGHSWTVDFPVYIDCTYLNGKYDENGVARHGYAADAPFIDSPRDARYHYSKRFGIESSYRLFEQAIATTTTRDPTVRLLYVVVSLLLQNVWRYLHYEYVATPRRGGRRLWWWPYKEFVNMIRRAAWTALAVRRAVPANRPPDDRFHR
- a CDS encoding cell division control protein Cdc6; translated protein: MDSPFKGANDIFQTKEPFEEAYHPEEILERDEEIKTFAAALQDVLDGFGPPNVFIYGQTGVGKTATTHKVTEYLEADAIEAGVNLTVFSINCNKRDTTYKVITHLANELYSEKTFKQGHHPDTLWDRIYTALDELGGSILVVLDEIDKLGEDEELLYEFPRANAMGELEHAKVGIIGISNNFKFRESLSPRVKSTLTEREIQYLTKHPRLAVSAA
- a CDS encoding cell division control protein Cdc6, coding for MNYYADLVFYENVLSDDVVPLCAAFTAQDTGDARMGLDLLETAGDIARHEDADHVVEEHVRIARSQVDRANTERIVTNRLTVQMQTVLVATTFLDVDQSTDAKVKTIYSFYKDLCDRLDIDVLSESRVRDHLDTLDMFGLLETEEVNLGRRGGRSYIYSIVDEPRVVIETLYNMDRFENLFGDSAEEFLDTYEVDTRSDIQTKLGL
- a CDS encoding LtrC — translated: MATTSTSSVSFEETDTRDDEMNSTIEQWIDELVAGVDDAQASEEFQEWLDVQSRFHDYSYRNTLLIKRQYPEASRVAGYRTWQEEFDRHVTEGESAIWIWAPIITKQCPECENSPSYHENSDCDYDETPPEEWSKGLVGFRPASVFDISQTDGEPLPDLDTEATGDAGDLVSQLTDAADEIGVTVRIVPAEEWTHGEAKGICEQLSLVDVQPLVEVRDRENEADLARTLIHEYAHALLHFDVDDDTERSKREVEAEAVAYVVGRYCGLDTSGSAFYLAAWESDDPEVVRERLGRISRTAEELIDVLEEPPAR